One genomic region from Xylocopa sonorina isolate GNS202 chromosome 8, iyXylSono1_principal, whole genome shotgun sequence encodes:
- the Rad51d gene encoding rad51 recombinase D isoform X1: protein MTKLSSDVDPKLSNVMIEQLQRQHISTLIQFVDEDAEKLATFTGLSLKDILQIKRNISKKYGGTIQNAFHLFETERNNIIPTKISSLDNLLNGGLYPGHIYEICGLSASGKTQLCFAIASNVALEPHNFVRYIDTKRDFCGSRIEQILVQKDCSKQIINETMERIKVCSVYNLHQLFKVLHWLTINLREESERCRTRIIIIDCLPAIVFHLPGCYKPTTAALNHLANICHFITKEFNLSIISVNLITQWNEGGPSTSSIQNCSEVVPTLGKYWAHVPNTRLLLEKITPGSRKLSIWNSSQLKEKLSCNLRINDSGILCC from the exons ATGACAAAATTAAGTTCGGATGTAGATCCGAAGTTATCAAATGTTATGATAGAACAATTACAACGTCAACATATCTCAACTCTTATACAATTTGTAGATGAAGATGCTGAAAAATTAGCAACTTTCACAGGATTATCGCTTaag gatatacttcaaattaagcGAAATATTTCTAAAAAATATGGGGGTACAATACAAAATGCTTTTCATTTGTTTGAAACAGAACGAAATAACATAATTCCTACCAAAATATCAAG TCTAGACAATTTATTAAACGGTGGTTTATATCCTGGCCACATATATGAAATATGTGGTTTATCAGCAAGTGGAAAAACACAATTGTGCTTTGCAATCGCATCTAATGTTGCCCTTGAGCCTCACAATTTTGTACGATATATTGATACAAAGAGAGATTTTTGTGGTTCGAGAATAGAACAAATTTTAGTACAAAAAGATTGTAGTAAGCAG ATTATAAATGAAACTATGGAACGTATAAAAGTATGTTCGGTATATAATTTGCATCAGCTGTTTAAAGTCTTACATTGGTTAACAATTAACTTAAGGGAAGAAAGTGAAAGATGCCGTACAAGAATTATAATTATCGATTGTTTGCCGGCGATAGTTTTCCATCTTCCTGGATGTTATAAACCAACTACAGCTGCGCTAAATCATCTGGCAAATATATGTCACTTTATCacaaaagaatttaatttaTCGATCATTAGTGTTAATTTGATTACTCAGTGGAACGAAGGAGGACCCAGCACAAGTTCAATTCAGAATTGTAGCGAGGTAGTGCCAACTTTAGGAAAGTATTGGGCGCATGTCCCTAATACAAGACTATTGTTAGAAAAAATAACACCTGGAAGTAGAAAGCTTTCGATTTGGAATAGTTCCCAATTAAAGGAAAAACTTTCGTGTAATTTAAGGATAAATGATTCTGGTATTTTATGTTGTTAA
- the Rad51d gene encoding rad51 recombinase D isoform X2: protein MIDFKDEDAEKLATFTGLSLKDILQIKRNISKKYGGTIQNAFHLFETERNNIIPTKISSLDNLLNGGLYPGHIYEICGLSASGKTQLCFAIASNVALEPHNFVRYIDTKRDFCGSRIEQILVQKDCSKQIINETMERIKVCSVYNLHQLFKVLHWLTINLREESERCRTRIIIIDCLPAIVFHLPGCYKPTTAALNHLANICHFITKEFNLSIISVNLITQWNEGGPSTSSIQNCSEVVPTLGKYWAHVPNTRLLLEKITPGSRKLSIWNSSQLKEKLSCNLRINDSGILCC from the exons ATGATTGATTTTAAAG ATGAAGATGCTGAAAAATTAGCAACTTTCACAGGATTATCGCTTaag gatatacttcaaattaagcGAAATATTTCTAAAAAATATGGGGGTACAATACAAAATGCTTTTCATTTGTTTGAAACAGAACGAAATAACATAATTCCTACCAAAATATCAAG TCTAGACAATTTATTAAACGGTGGTTTATATCCTGGCCACATATATGAAATATGTGGTTTATCAGCAAGTGGAAAAACACAATTGTGCTTTGCAATCGCATCTAATGTTGCCCTTGAGCCTCACAATTTTGTACGATATATTGATACAAAGAGAGATTTTTGTGGTTCGAGAATAGAACAAATTTTAGTACAAAAAGATTGTAGTAAGCAG ATTATAAATGAAACTATGGAACGTATAAAAGTATGTTCGGTATATAATTTGCATCAGCTGTTTAAAGTCTTACATTGGTTAACAATTAACTTAAGGGAAGAAAGTGAAAGATGCCGTACAAGAATTATAATTATCGATTGTTTGCCGGCGATAGTTTTCCATCTTCCTGGATGTTATAAACCAACTACAGCTGCGCTAAATCATCTGGCAAATATATGTCACTTTATCacaaaagaatttaatttaTCGATCATTAGTGTTAATTTGATTACTCAGTGGAACGAAGGAGGACCCAGCACAAGTTCAATTCAGAATTGTAGCGAGGTAGTGCCAACTTTAGGAAAGTATTGGGCGCATGTCCCTAATACAAGACTATTGTTAGAAAAAATAACACCTGGAAGTAGAAAGCTTTCGATTTGGAATAGTTCCCAATTAAAGGAAAAACTTTCGTGTAATTTAAGGATAAATGATTCTGGTATTTTATGTTGTTAA